In the genome of Phacochoerus africanus isolate WHEZ1 chromosome 5, ROS_Pafr_v1, whole genome shotgun sequence, the window TAAAGTTTTCTAGGAAGTAATTCAGAAAATAgtcaaaacatatttattgacCACCTACTTTATGCTAGTCCCTGTATTAAATGTTGGCAAAGCATTCAACACAGTCTTTTGAAAACATGAATCACCCAGCATTTGCGTATTATTCCAGTATCATGATTTATAAACATCACTTTAAGACTTCTACATAAACATCATAGAATAGTTTCTAATTTACATGTTTCACAAATTCAACACAACCAATAACTAGTCTGGctacttttcaaagaaaactattttatacATACCTTTGGAAGGTTGTTTCGAAGATTCAGAAAATTTCACCATAGATTGCTGTTGAACAGCCTTCTCACATAAGGggttgacagttttatttttctccaaaccctGTGTAATTTTGGTATCAGGAATAGTTCCTGTTATATAATTGTTATTAAACTGGGAAAgaatttgagaatttttcatctttgtaaatGTGTACTTAGAAAATCTAACTGTTCTGTTAACGTCACTCTGAGCTTCATCTGCTACGGTCCTATGGGGCAGATGTGGAGTACTTATCAACTTCTTATAGGTACCAACTTCTGTACTCGTATGATCTGAACTCACATTCAAACTTGAACTTCCTGTAAGAACTGATCTGGAACTATTCACTTGTATTGGAACATCAGTGTTATTATTCCAAGAGACATGCAGATTATTCATTGGACAATTTGAGTTCTTAGAGTACAGAGTCAATTTTGTTGTAGCACCTAAAAAACCCGGAGAATTTCCACAAatttcccctttctccatcttcacgGATTTATTTACTTGTGAGCTATTTGTCAATGAAAATTTATGTGCTGAAATGCTGTTCAGATTCAAAGGCTTTGATTGCACCAACTGACTTCCTTTTTTAGGTGTAGTAACCACGTTTTTGGCTCCATGTTTAGAACTATTATTGATCCCAAGTACACTTTCTGATGTCCTGCTGTTCACTCTAATGTCTTGTTGCTGAGTCAGTCTTTCAATATCATCACAGGCTTGGTATAATAAATCATCATCCACATCATCTTCCCAGGTATTCTCTAACTGATGACCCGCTTTAATAATTTCACTGGCAAATGATGGATCATTCCAGTCATCAAAGAAAGAAGTAAGCTTTGATGCATTAGTCTGATTTGGGTTACCAACACTGGCTTTATTGCCCAAAGTTGCAGAGCCTAAAGGCTCTACATTAGTAGGTGTTTTAAAACTCTGATTAAAAATGgacttatttttttgttcattagGATATCCTGTGTTCAAAGTAGACTTTTTTCCAGAAGTATTTACATTAGGAGAAAATTTAATATGAGCATCTTCCTTTACTTTTGTCAGATTAGATCTAGTTGCACAGTCTTGAATTCTGTTTTGAACAACTGTATCACAAAGtttctcaaatttcattttatttccagtgGATGATAACTTGTTTGGTTTACCATTTGGGTCTGGTGACAATTTGTATTTTGTAGCATCTGTTAATTCTCTGTTATGTGTCTTTGAAGGAAGATTCTGTAACATTTTTGAATCTCTTAACCTGGCGTCTAGACTTATATTCATTCCTGATTTACTTTTATCATTTATACTGTTAAAGGTACACATTTCCTTTTGATCAGCAATCTGGGCTATTTTAGGAGTGGGGAAAAGTTCAGACATTTCAACATTCTGCATAAAAGGCTCATGACTTAATAAGTTTTCCCAATCATCCTCAAAATCACTGGTAGTAAGTGCATCAATGGGCCTAGTAAAAGCTCCTGGTTCCTTAATACAGGAAGTCACATATGATTTTGTCATTGTAGGAGTATGTACTTGATGAGAAAGTGATCCTGGAGTTTTATCTGGCAGTTTTTCAGTGACCAGCGCTTCATTAGTAATGATTTTGTCTTTCGAAGcatttttcattctaaaattaatattacTGGTGTCCAAGAAAGCATCTGATAGATCCTGGCTTAACTGTCCACTACATTTCTGAGTAGAACCATCAAAAATGGCAATAAAGGCTGCTTCAGCATTTTGGTCAAATGGCCTCTGACTGCTATTTTGATCATTTACCAAAGGCATCTTCGTGTTTTCTTTCACTGGTTTCTTTACTGTAGCGTCTACTTTAGGAACAATACCATGTAGTAACTGTGTCTGTACATTATCTCTGTAATTATTTAAAGTCTCTGCATCTGAAATCATCTGGATAAGATCATAATTTCTGTTTTGCTCTTGAATCACATCTAGCTCTTCCATATTTTTATCAAACTGTTTAGCCAGTTTCATAAGTTCCTCCTCCTGATTTTGTGTTTTCAACCtagtaaaacaaatattttaaaaattataactaagTAAAGTTCTAAGAGTCATAAATATTCAGTtgttatttaacatattttaaggtttaaacttgaaaattttaaattacattataatAATGTTTAAGTCCAAAACTTTACATgtcaaaattaaggaaaataatttatgacCATTTTGACACATTCACAAAATCAAAATAGAACActgttaaaaatgtttacttCACTAAATgtcagaaaaactgaaaagttgGAACTTACTTTGTGCAGCTGATTTTTGCTCTTGATTTTCCTTTTGCAACACTGGGAGTGCAAGGAATAGCAGTTGCACCAATCCACATGCCCAGCATGGAATCTGTTGTTGGTTTCTCATCCTTTggcagaagggggaaaaaaaaggtatcaaggtaccaaaaacaaacaaacaaacaaacactctAATTATgctgaacaatttttttaaagcaattaatgCTGGTGATAGCTACTAAACAAACTCCAAAACAATGAGAAGCTGGAGGATGGCAATAATAAGTTGCAAGAAGTAACCTATTTATGTTTCAGGTATGAAAACATTCAGAATTGGGAATGccttatttgcaaaaaaaaattaagttctaaAGAATTTAACTAACAAATGCATATTCAATAGTAAAAGCAcatgtttttataaaaagaaaactgatggaaTTTTTTCAGTTGTCATAAGATATTCATGAAAACAAACATTAGTATCTTAAATAAACTGTGTAGCAGGAATCATTAGAATtaggaataaaaagataaacagaattcTTCCTGTATCATCTGAGTCTCCAAATTTTCCCTATCTCCATTATAATGTTTAAAGTCAGACAATCCatgtttagaaagaaagaaagaattaacaatacttagaaagaaagaaagtaaacttAGAATAAGTTAGGACTGAgttagacctaaatgtaaggttAGAACTGTTATTTTATGAATGAGACAgggataagaataaaaataagcagagaaagCAGGTAGGGAAGTCTAACCAAGATTAAGGCTAGGAAAAAGCCATTTTAGTCCTGGATTTCTTGCAATACCTTTCCTACTCAATCAAGCATAAACTTAGAGAGTGAATTTATGTATTAGTCACAAACCAAATCAACAAGTTAAACAGGTTAtacattttctattctatttttatattacctaaaataaacataaacaaccatcacataaattaaaataatcttattaCTGGATTATAGGTTATTTGAAGGTAAGGGCTTCCTATGATAGTTCAGCATCTAGGAAAATGTTTAGCATAAAGATGATGTCAACTCATGTTTATTCACTAGAAAATTAGGTACGAAGGTATCAGCAACTTGGTGCTTTAAAATCCTCAATCAATCAACGAGCAGTTTTCTCAGATGTCCAGTTGAGCTTAGTAGATTTCAGCTTTGCAAAATACTCCAAGAAAAACTAATTTTGATTTTAGactcaatatatattttcctttttgtttcaacAAAAATCTCGGATtttagcaacccaagccactgcagtgacaacaccggatccttaaactatTGCTCCACGAAAGAACTCCAAACTCattccatttttatataaaagtatgACCATAAATAAGGTATCTAAACATATAACTTCATTTAATCCTAGAGAATACTGTGCTGGGAAAATGATGGGGAAATGATGGGAAAATATACACTGTCTTCAAACAAACCACATTGTATAACAAGTATCCctgaagaaagtaaaatgaaaaagtgcaaatttttaaaaagtcttctctGGAAATATTAAGCTGACTTGAATAATTATTTGAGAAGAATAACTCACCTAAATATAAGCAACATGAAAATGTCTTTCTGAGAACATGACAAGCTCTTAAAAAGACCTGGATACTATCAAAGATTTATATGCTTTAAAAGTTCTCAGTTGAAAAGGGTAATATTTAAGAGCAACTaatttcactgttattttttttcttaaacaaaagtTACCACTTGCATAATGCTgccattcatttctttatatgaGCTATTATTTCTAGTTCACTTAGGTAAAGAGTCCAATAATTTACTCAACTATCTTTCTACCACTATTTAGGCTGACCAGCCCAAACACATTTTACTATGCTTCTTTCAGGTGAAACTCACAGTTAATGAAGATCTATTGTTAACTTATGAAGTAAAGAGTATATGGTATAAATGCCATTTAACTAATGAACTATATGTAAAATGCATTTCTATGACATGCCAAACATGGAATGCAGAGCTAGTAGCAACAGAGTTGTTTTGACTGTGCTAGCTGtaaatttagatattttattgcCACTAAGAAAAACTTTATTTCCTGTCTCCTCCACCTGGATGATGGTGATCCCTGTAACCACAGTTTGGACCCATGCCATCTATTGTTTATGATCAACATATAGCCACTATCCACAGGCATGTCAAGGAAAATGCCAGACTTCCTATGGAGAAGATCCTACACAAAAACTGGATGTTTTCTGGCTTTAAATGttgctaaataagaaaaaagagaaaggaaagcggTTCAGAAAAGAGGCTGATCTAAACTTATTATTTCAGTTTCACTCAAGCATTATAAGagctaaaataaagaagaaatatttgaaaattgttcTATTATGgcaaataatttaaataccaTAATTAACTTTAACATAACCTAACATCTGTAGTGCTctatagtttttaaataatttttatctaaCTCAATCCTCATAATTCAAGAAAGAGAACAAGACAAGTATAATTTTAGTTTATGGTTGAATGAACTAAAACTCTGAGAGATTTAAGTGACTTGCTTAGAGTCACCCAAATAGGAGGCATGCTGAGAACTAACTCCAAATccagtgtttttttcatttttatgtttgccTCTTGATGATGCTGTAAGTCAACAAGTATTAAGAAAAGCAATTTCAATGGGGAAACAGTGTATTatagacagtttaaaaaaataccaactgtaaaaaaaaaataaaccttagaAGTTTAAATTTGTTGTCTGATTCTATTATTTTAGTAAATTGAAAAATGATTCCATATGTTGTTAAGCAACactaaaaacaaactaaacaaagCTCTAGTTAAAAATCATCACTCTAACCAAGTAAAATATACACTTAGGAAAATACATATTACCAATTttacattttgttccttttttcaaaAATGCCTTTCAGTGGTAGAAAAAAGTAATCTTTGCTGCTCTATTTTTGGAAATAAGACaaacatttttcacataaatgaattattgaaaaaaaaacttagtggcacatttttcattattttaaaataaactgtaaaatcACTGCTATTTACCTGAGGAGCAATACGATTAACGATATGGGAAATCTCATCACTATCTGTGGtgtaaatctgtttttttcttcctttacctaaagaaacaaagacatttctataaattatttaaaaatccaatttttaaaaatagaggtcatttcttagaaaataattttaattagtaTGGCTTAAATCACTACTCACCCAGACATCACATGCATATTGTAACAACATGATCATTCAAGATTCTCATAAAACATCTGCTATATAAAAGATCCCAATGTTATTACCTGACTGAAATTCTGTAGTTAAGTCCTAACCACTGATCAAATATTcacccagaaaaaaatgttaatgacaaATTACCTAACTGTTTTGTCATTGGAGAATTCTGATCCCAAAAGATATCATTCAATCCATCTGGATCATTAGGAGAACTGAAGGTAGATGACAATAAATCCACTTGCAGCATTCTCTTAGGTGTTTCATACATTTCTACAGAAGAGCGGAACAACTGTTGCATTTTAAAGCATTACTTTACTGCATAATACCCAATGTTAAATAATAGCTTACACTCAATAACTTAttgttcaatttaaaattttctcccagAAATATTACCCTAACCACAATTGATATATTTGTTTCACATAAAAATCCCTGCAATTCACAAATTTAACACtgtaaatagcaaatattttaagataatctAGTAGCTCTATACATGGACAATACTGGATAACCTGTATTACCACTGGAACTTGGAGGCTAGGGGAACTACCTGCAACTTACAGATACAATTCAAAAATCAAAAGCATTCCAACACTTTAGTGAAAGTATATGTGTAGCCTCCTTTCACCAACTCTATCTAACTTACACTGATCATGTCAAAAAGCTTTGGTGATCCATTTCTTGGGAAGTTTTGTCTAGtatcactttgtttttttgtttactcTGCAATTACTTTGTCAAAGTATACTAAAAGCAAAAAGGTAACAGAGGCTGTGCTTTAAGACCACGCTCTAGAAAAGAGCTTTTATATGAGTTTCATTTATTCCCAGGattagaaatctttaaaaaatgtaacaccAAAAATGGTTCACAATGAAATATTCAGGGGCCCTTAGTTTCCTACTTTGAGGGACCTTATACAAAGGAACTTCCGGTTTATTCCTAACGATGTGCGACATCACCTAGGCTTTGAGGATACAGACAGCTATAGCTTTCCTAAGGCCCCTTCTGTAAATCAAGTCAGGGCAAAAAGTTTAGAGGGAAATAATTTCTCTAGGAATACGCTGAAGGCAACAGGtattatttcctctctctctgccactGCTGATGCCTGGAGGAGCAGCCTAGCAATATGCCTTCCTCCCTCCAACAGGTAAACCCCCACGATCTATTCCTGTGGCAGGGGCAACACATGGGCTGTACAACCTAACAAGGCAGTGCTCAAACTCGGGGACCAAAGCCGTGGGGGAGTGGTGTTGGGACTCACGCGGGAGAaacccagagaaagaaaacacgaGGTCagactccacccccacccctacccggCGTTTCCCTGTTAGGAACAGGGTTGTGAAGCTGAGTCGCAGAGGCCCTGAGAGGCCGCGCTGCCCACGTCTCACCCTCGGGGTTACTTTTACTGCACGAAGCGGCTGCTGGAGGTTGCTCTTGCTGCGGCAGAGGCCGGGTAGGCCTCTCTCTAGCCCCGCGGGGCCCCGAGCCGTGGGCCGACCTCAGCCGCCTCTTCCCCGGCTCGACCACCGAGCTGCATTCCTCAGTTGCCGTCGCTTTGCGCGGCGTGTTCTTCAGGCCAGGACTGTCCCCATGTTTTCTTCGCCGACTCATTGCCTAGGACCCCCTCTGCTAGCCGCGTCTCCTTTCACATTTTACAATGGGAGGAATAAGGCAATGGAACTACAAGCGGGACTCTGCGCCAATGGCCGCCGCCATTTTGGCTGTTGAGACGCTCGCAAGGGGCGGGCGCTGATTGGCTGCGTCCGGCGAGGGGCGGGGCGTCCAGGGTGCCGAAGGCGCGCTTCCGCAGCCCACCTCCGAGCCGGCTCTGCTCTGCCCTGACCGGTCTGGGTAGGAAGTAGTTGTTAAGAGGTAGTGCATTGGCTCTGTGGGACTGAGAGGGGGAGCATGTGAGGTGGAAAGAAGTTTGAATCCACTGGTATCTTTTTATTGAATTTACAGCTGGAATTACACATTACTCGGATTCATGTTATTGTGAGTTGTAGTTTTttcaagaagaggaaatgaaaggtATAGTTCAGGAAGGAGGGCATAAAACTGGCAGATGATATGTGCatagaaaaatcaaaaatggAAGTTATTAAATTCATAAATTAACACAGTTGCTGATACAATTGTACTTCAATAGATTAGTAGCAAATATAACACTGACGTTTTGAAGAAATATGATTTGTAATAGCATACAAGAGATCAATTAActatgaataaatttaactagATTGCAATATCCATGCAgagaattatgaaatattttcaaaagaattgaaaacctaaataaatggagaattaCACTGTGTTCATAGGTTGCAGGTTTCAATATTGTTAGGATGTCAGTTCTTcacaaattgatctatagattcaaagcAAATCCAAAGTCATAgtagagatgtgtgtgtgtgttattttaaaaaggacatgGAAATGGGAAGGGCTGAAAATGACCAAGAAACTCTTAAAGATCTCCTGAAGAACACTGAAGATTGGTTTCTACCAGATGGTTAAGAAAGTGTGGTAACGGTGAAAGGATAGATAAAAGAAGCAGAATAAATAGCTTAGAAACAGACAACGACATAAATGTACAGATGATTTAAGACAAAGATGACCCTTCTGAACAGTGggcaaaggactttttttttttttgtctttttaccttttctagggctgctcctgtggcatatggaggttcccaggctaggggtccaatcagagctgccggcctacgccagagccacagcaaagcggaatccgagccgcgtctgcaacctacaccacagctcatggtaacgcaggatccccaacccaatgagcaaggccaatgatcgaacctgcaacctcatggttgctagtcaaattcgttaaccagtgcgccacaacgggagctccatgAGCAGTGGGCAAAGGACTTTTTGATAATAAATTGTGCTTAGTCAATTTGATATACTCGTGGAAAAAGAAGTTTAATCTCTGCCTGAAAACATATCCTTAAATTGAGTGCAAATTGATTGTATATTGAattgtaaaagataaaataacattttataaggTGATATCAATTGTCTTATTACAGAGAATGAGTtttaaatggaacaaaaaagtcaccaactataaagaaaataattacgaACTTGACTACATTAATTGATAACTTGAGAACTTCTGTCTATCCAAAGACAACATTAAAGAGAATGAAAGGCAAGGCACAgattgggagaagatatttgcaatatgCAAAATTAAGGgcctatatataaatatatgaagaactgaTGTAATTTGCTAAGAAAATGATTGATCACTTTTAACAAAAATGGGTCAGTTACTTTAGCTCTccaaaaggaagtaaaaatgatTAACAAACTTATATAAAGGTGGTCAACCTGGTTCGTAAGGaggacaatgaaaatgaaaaccacaacaTGATTTTCCTCTACACttatcaaaatggctaaaattaaaaagactgagaaTAGGGATATCAAGGAAGAGAAACAGATGAGACCGTAGCCACAGCCAATACCTGATTGCAGCCTCTGAGAGAACCAGAGCTAGGGGCCCCAACTGATGGGAACTGCCACATATTGCTGGTATATAATTTGGTATATCGATTTGGAAGACAGTTTTTGATCTAGCAATGCCACTGCTAAGATTATAACCAATTGAAATATGTGGGCTTATGCATCGACACATTTTGTAAAAATGCTTTTAGCAGTTAAATTCAAAATTACCCTAAACTGGAAGCATACCAAATACCCTTCAACACTAGAGTGGGTAAATATACTGAGCTGTATTGGCTCGCAAAAATGGTATGTAGCAATGAAAGTGAAAAACTACAGATCCTTGCAACAacgaggaaaaaaaatcttataaactTGAGCAAGAGAGGCCAGacttcccaccccctcctccccaagaaTGCTATACAACTCCATTTACATAAATTCCAACAGGCAAAATTAAACTATATTGTATAGGGATGTAAGCTTAAGTGATAAAATTATAAGGAACAATCAAGGAAGTGATTACCATAAAAGTCAGGATAACGGTTactttggggaggggagaagaggcaaTGATTAGAAGCCCAGAGGGAGGGAGGTCACATATTGCTGATGTTTAAGTTGGTATAACAATTTGGCAAACAGTTTTTGATGTCAGGCAAGTTTTAGTGTAAGGCAGAAATCCATTCTCCACAAAAGAACTGATTTATAGTCTTTGTCTGTAATATACTGTCTTTATTCTTCCGTTTGGCTGACAGGAGTCCTAGAACTAAATCTGAGGTTCTAGCAATTGTGTAAAACATTGTGATCaagtaattcttttctttttcatcagtcCTTGACTCTGTAATATTACCATTGCCATTGTAGCAGCACAGAGGGGAGCAAGCCAATGGTCACGTCCCAGGTCTTGGATGAATTCCTGGGACAGGCCACCAAGTGAGGGTCCTCGGCTTTGAGCAGGAAAGATTTCAAGAGTCGAAGTAAAGCAAAGAAGCAAGTTTGTTTAGAGAGATACACCACATTCCATAGGCTGAATGCAGACCACCTCAGAAAGTGAGAGCTCCCCCAGGGCGTGATGGTAGTTAGTATTTACAGACTGGGTAGTTTCATATGCTAATGAGTAGGAGGAATATTCCAGcagttttggggaggggggcagggattCCAGTAATTGGACCACCGCCcacttttttggccttttatggtcagCCTCAGAACTGTCATGGCCATTGTTATGGCGCTAGTGGGCATGTCGTTTAGCatgctaatgtattacaatgagcATATAATGAGGTTCAAGGTCTACTGGAAGTCAAATCTTCCTCCATCTTGGGCCTaattggttctaaccagtttttgttgtATCCTGTGTCATTTCTTTAACTGTTAAGCCCTGccctcttccttcctgtttcACTATGGTTGTTTTCActctacatattttaaaaccattatttagttttatatatttgtaacaGATATGACGGCTTGGGAGGTAACATCTCTTAAAATTCAGATTAACTTCTTGAACCTCCAATTGTCTAAATTAATAGGATTACTGTGATTTTCCTCTGGGATCTCTTCTACCTCTCAACTCAGCAAGAAttccagaagcaggaaaaaaagtcaaatatccactacaacattttcttaaataaatagcAGTGTAGTTATCTAAGACTGAATTTATCCAAAAAATACCTAACTCAcacttagaaaataattaaaggagTTTGAGGAATTTAATAATGCCCATCGGGGTAATAACCATGTGGCAATCCTTTATAGCATATTAAtactgcaaattaaaaaaagctaTGAATAATTTTCCATAACCGTCCAAGTTCTGTAGTGCCCAAGTAGTCCTTGTAAAAAGGAACAACCCAAGCTCAAAAAACAGATATGTTGTTACCTCGGCACACCCAGGATGGCTGTAATGTCTAACCATTATGTGGTAGGAAGCTATCATAAGTTTTAGTTTTAAAGTTACTTAATTCACACAATCCATTAGAGTTCTAAATGTAATTCAAATTAAATGTGCTTCCTGAATATAACTCCTGAAATGAATACAGTACAATTATCTTTtggattaaaatgttttaataaacaaaagataAGTCTTGTAAATGCCTGAATGCAATATGATTCACAATGCCCAAACAGCATTTCTAAGTCTTTACATAACATGTACATATAAGTAAGTCTTAATAACTAAAAGCTTTCCAATAAACCAGAGTCAAACTCTTATTTGTTTTACCTGCAGAAATTATCCATAAATTTAACAGTGATTATTaagcaaaacaatgaaatattgagaGTCTGTTGCTAAGGAGCTTTTTTTGTGGAGTGATTACCTTGTCACTTAATATTACATTGTCACTGTGGGATCAGTGGCCAGTTGTGAGAGGTCTTtgtttcaagaaaaaataaataaaaatcataacataCGCTCATGTAGCACTGTATGTGTACAGGTACAAATCTGTCAGAATACAATCAGGGCAACAAAATGAGtagagaatgttttttttttttttttgtctttttgccatttcttgcggggcacatggaggttcccaggctagggcaacAAAATGAGTAGAGAATGTTTTTAATAGTCTTGTTACTGTGTTTCttaaatatatactaaaatgAACCTGGATAAGTACTGGCCCCATTTTTCCTTGGCCCTGACTTACTGGCAATTGgttttttaattagttaattaattaattaatttaattgaagtatagttgatttgcagtgttttaggtgtatagcagtGTGAttcaggtttgtgtgtgtgtgtgtgtgtattctttttcggatgctttcccattataggttattagaagatattgagtctatttccctgtgctctacagtaggtccacATTGCTGGCAGTTGTAATTAAAATCACCTAGTATTCCTATCTCTTCTGAGGGAACTGCTCCTTAGGGGACCTCTGCTGCCCCCTTGAGTTTGATCCCCACCAGGTGGTCCCAGTCAGGTAAAACTGATCAGAATAGAGGTGCACTCATGACTTTGGGAGCCAAGGTTGACGCTCCTCTTCCGACTGTCACAAAAAGATACCTTGAGACAGTCATATTTCCTCCTGGAGATTTGAAGAATTTGCTGGAGAGTCTTGAGCCAAAACTTGGGGGGATGGGCAGAAATGCTGAGTAAGACTTCTAATAGTGGAATTGAAAGCATT includes:
- the ETAA1 gene encoding ewing's tumor-associated antigen 1 isoform X2, with product MSRRRKHGDSPGLKNTPRKATATEECSSVVEPGKRRLRSAHGSGPRGARERPTRPLPQQEQPPAAASCSKSNPEGETWAARPLRASATQLHNPVPNRETPEMYETPKRMLQVDLLSSTFSSPNDPDGLNDIFWDQNSPMTKQLGKGRKKQIYTTDSDEISHIVNRIAPQDEKPTTDSMLGMWIGATAIPCTPSVAKGKSRAKISCTKLKTQNQEEELMKLAKQFDKNMEELDVIQEQNRNYDLIQMISDAETLNNYRDNVQTQLLHGIVPKVDATVKKPVKENTKMPLVNDQNSSQRPFDQNAEAAFIAIFDGSTQKCSGQLSQDLSDAFLDTSNINFRMKNASKDKIITNEALVTEKLPDKTPGSLSHQVHTPTMTKSYVTSCIKEPGAFTRPIDALTTSDFEDDWENLLSHEPFMQNVEMSELFPTPKIAQIADQKEMCTFNSINDKSKSGMNISLDARLRDSKMLQNLPSKTHNRELTDATKYKLSPDPNGKPNKLSSTGNKMKFEKLCDTVVQNRIQDCATRSNLTKVKEDAHIKFSPNVNTSGKKSTLNTGYPNEQKNKSIFNQSFKTPTNVEPLGSATLGNKASVGNPNQTNASKLTSFFDDWNDPSFASEIIKAGHQLENTWEDDVDDDLLYQACDDIERLTQQQDIRVNSRTSESVLGINNSSKHGAKNVVTTPKKGSQLVQSKPLNLNSISAHKFSLTNSSQVNKSVKMEKGEICGNSPGFLGATTKLTLYSKNSNCPMNNLHVSWNNNTDVPIQVNSSRSVLTGSSSLNVSSDHTSTEVGTYKKLISTPHLPHRTVADEAQSDVNRTVRFSKYTFTKMKNSQILSQFNNNYITGTIPDTKITQGLEKNKTVNPLCEKAVQQQSMVKFSESSKQPSKGRKGKQMVYLGQISALVNKTNVL